One part of the Ziziphus jujuba cultivar Dongzao chromosome 2, ASM3175591v1 genome encodes these proteins:
- the LOC112490422 gene encoding uncharacterized protein LOC112490422 isoform X1, which yields MNHTAVGDKKKRQSSSSSVLSQTTVHSLPGARHPLRHLLLPRPLRPRPMLCRLQILGVLVPNEDGLTAWLCRREGVFPLFVVSSLSGFLPSFTHLSTRTQVKIVSSIVLEGNRTSFQQIKVFWLIGLVGASNRSCNSEEQLKLYLEDVAMEHHRLALQEGVIHIDQWRGHSAGNAIPDRSKVAASVLWFSTVHNTAQVLPVSPSNTTSSAPSFSFINLILYDLSSGNLLQAVANGSHVCFQYNSSTNLGESLKLYLDFGEAFSGTSWISFARGCY from the exons ATGAATCATACTGCAGTGGGAGACAAGAAAAAGAGGCAGAGCAGTAGCAGCTCAGTATTATCTCAGACCACAGTTCACTCACTCCCTGGAGCACGACATCCTTTgcgtcatcttcttcttcctcgacCTCTTCGACCTCGTCCGATGCTCTGTCGTCTGCAAATCCTG GGTGTATTAGTACCAAATGAAGATGGGCTTACTGCTTGGCTGTGTAGGCGAGAAGGTGTTTTCCCGTTGTTTGTTGTTTCATCTTTGTCTGGCTTCCTTCCATCTTTCACTCATCTTTCAACCAGAACGCAGGTGAAAATTGTTTCTAGCATTGTCTTGGAAGGCAACAGAACAAGTTTTCAGCAGATCAAAGTTTTCTGGTTGATAGGTCTTGTGGGTGCTTCCAATAGGTCTTGTAATTCAGAGGAACAGTTGAAGTTATATTTGGAGGATGTTGCCATGGAACATCATAGATTGGCTTTGCAAGAGGGTGTTATTCATATTGATCAATGGAGGGGCCATTCTGCTGG GAATGCGATACCGGATAGGTCTAAAGTTGCTGCAAGTGTTCTTTGGTTTTCTACAGTCCATAACACAGCTCAAGTCTTGCCTGTTTCTCCTTCCAATACAACATCCTCTGCACCATCTTTTTCCTTCATCAACCTTATCCTGTATGATTTGTCATCTGGAAATCTGCTACAAGCAGTGGCAAACGGGTCTCATGTGTGTTTCCAATACAACAGTTCTACTAATTTGGGGGAATCGTTGAAGTTATATTTGGACTTTGGAGAAGCTTTCAGTGGAACTTCATGGATTAGCTTTGCAAGAGGGTGTTATTGA
- the LOC112490422 gene encoding uncharacterized protein LOC112490422 isoform X3 codes for MNHTAVGDKKKRQSSSSSVLSQTTVHSLPGARHPLRHLLLPRPLRPRPMLCRLQILGVLVPNEDGLTAWLCRREGVFPLFVVSSLSGFLPSFTHLSTRTQVKIVSSIVLEGNRTSFQQIKVFWLIGLVGASNRSCNSEEQLKLYLEDVAMEHHRLALQEGVIHIDQWRGHSAGYFRMTINPFIGGIYAVQGVFEPKYR; via the exons ATGAATCATACTGCAGTGGGAGACAAGAAAAAGAGGCAGAGCAGTAGCAGCTCAGTATTATCTCAGACCACAGTTCACTCACTCCCTGGAGCACGACATCCTTTgcgtcatcttcttcttcctcgacCTCTTCGACCTCGTCCGATGCTCTGTCGTCTGCAAATCCTG GGTGTATTAGTACCAAATGAAGATGGGCTTACTGCTTGGCTGTGTAGGCGAGAAGGTGTTTTCCCGTTGTTTGTTGTTTCATCTTTGTCTGGCTTCCTTCCATCTTTCACTCATCTTTCAACCAGAACGCAGGTGAAAATTGTTTCTAGCATTGTCTTGGAAGGCAACAGAACAAGTTTTCAGCAGATCAAAGTTTTCTGGTTGATAGGTCTTGTGGGTGCTTCCAATAGGTCTTGTAATTCAGAGGAACAGTTGAAGTTATATTTGGAGGATGTTGCCATGGAACATCATAGATTGGCTTTGCAAGAGGGTGTTATTCATATTGATCAATGGAGGGGCCATTCTGCTGG CTATTTCCGGATGACAATCAACCCATTCATTGGCGGAATATATGCTGTTCAAGGAGTTTTTGAACCAAAATACAGGTGA
- the LOC132799212 gene encoding disease resistance protein RGA2-like: MAEGALISVVASIVRVLGTPSFKELGNFWGHKKKFEKLENTMSLLEAVIQDAEAKQINSRQIEHWLERLEDAVYEVDSLLDEFQTEALRSQAMPGNETTKKVRTFLSNSNRIAFQVKMGIKLRKVRKTLKDIKDDSVFGMLTQLPVEPDTAHANNRETHSFVRDEEVIGRDEDKMNIIKLLLGSDSQDKDNVSFLPIVGMGGLGKTTLAQFVYNDEKIRKHFELLIWVCISDVFDLKIVLEKMIKSINGSVQQGLELDQLQHSLRQKLSGKRYLVVLDDVWNEDGEKWLKLKTLLVDGSRGSRVLITTRNKDIAQMMQTIGPYELQGLDKKQSWSLFKKVAFERGEEPRNSNIVRIGEEIVEKCKGVPLAIRTIGSILYGNNLESDWVSFKINKLAKLPKHQNGLLPTLRLSYDCLAPHLKHCFAYCRLFPKDYVIDVQKLIKLWMAQGFVNSSGQNECLEDIGYGYFLYLLGRSFFHEVRRDELGTIKKCKMHDLMHDLAISVAGEHSIIINKFPENENFRQKIRHIFMDIKPEWSSLTFPMSFLEGTELVRTFLGLEEGIGGLSEKSCEAILSNLKCIRALGLENLRMATLPDSFDKVKHLRYIDLSSNRMKELPSSITRLYNLQTLILTHCSRLLSLPPNLKYMISLRHLLIDGCYRLTHMPGGLGELTSLRTLDHFFVAGNNSKWKDAAGFAELSHLNNLRGQLVIKRLSHNLQGDAAKSEGANLKEKQHLQSLHLLWKSKNVDDGCDIAEHDEMLLEGLQPHVNLKAFRVVRYMGVKFASWLSSLSNLVSLDLSLCENLRYLPSLDQSMSHLKELKLFSLAALQYVNLEGEYPWASRDLFFPRLEKLEISACPNLKGWWKRNEPVGLTPTTSSMIHHNQNQPFFPFLSRLTIAGCPNLISMPLFPNVEYLHLYYVSSIAILQQIAMLIEAAVSPLLSPPLASSSDSFFNSTAPTPLSRLNHLHLQHMEDLKILPEEIANLSSSLQRLYIEDCPNLTSLPKGIGNLSVLDSLVIMGCHNLVTLPKEMGNLSSLKILRIGRCDKLKSMPEEMHGLISLAKLDISECPNLLSLPEGINNLSSLTDLSIKACCKLVSLPQGMHGLTSLNDLYIKECTNLESLSEGISNLSSLETLTLARCDKLETLSQGLRGLTSLAQLKIKECPNLESLSEGIANLSSLKILHIEKCYKLASLPQGLRGLTSLSQLCILVCPNLKSLPEGIAQLSKLECFAVERCDKLAAFPQDLHRLTSLKEVRITGCPFLSQAIEQDRYGLRAKLACIYRASLDGKPIHAL, encoded by the coding sequence ATGGCAGAAGGAGCTTTAATCAGTGTTGTAGCCTCCATCGTTAGGGTGTTGGGTACTCCGTCATTCAAAGAGCTCGGAAACTTTTGGGGTCATAAAAAGAAGTTTGAGAAGCTTGAGAACACGATGAGCTTGCTGGAAGCAGTAATTCAAGATGCAGAGGCAAAGCAGATCAATAGCCGTCAAATCGAGCACTGGCTTGAGAGGCTTGAAGACGCAGTTTATGAAGTTGATAGCTTGCTGGACGAATTTCAGACTGAAGCTTTAAGGAGTCAAGCGATGCCTGGGAATGAAACCACCAAGAAGGTACGCACTTTCTTGTCAAACTCAAACCGGATTGCTTTTCAAGTAAAGATGGGTATTAAGTTAAGAAAGGTTAGGAAGACACTTAAAGATATTAAAGATGATAGCGTCTTTGGTATGTTGACACAACTCCCCGTAGAACCAGACACTGCGCATGCCAATAACAGAGAGACTCACTCTTTTGTGCGTGATGAAGAAGTTATTGGAAGGGATGAGGATAAAATGAACATTATTAAACTTTTGTTGGGTTCTGATTCTCAAGATAAGGATAATGTTTCATTCCTTCCCATAGTTGGTATGGGTGGACTAGGAAAAACCACACTTGCTCAGTTCGTTTACAATGATGAGAAGATTAGGAAACATTTTGAACTTCTAATATGGGTTTGCATATCTGATGTGTTTGACCTGAAAATAGTTCTTGAGAAAATGATTAAATCAATAAATGGTTCTGTACAACAAGGCCTTGAGCTAGATCAGTTGCAACACTCTCTTCGCCAAAAGCTAAGTGGAAAAAGATATCTTGTTGTATTAGATGATGTGTGGAATGAAGATGGGGAAAAATGGCTTAAACTAAAAACATTGCTAGTGGATGGTTCACGGGGTAGTAGAGTTTTGATAACTACACGAAACAAAGACATTGCCCAAATGATGCAAACCATTGGGCCGTATGAGTTACAAGGTTTAGACAAAAAACAGTCTTGGTCATTGTTTAAGAAAGTGGCATTTGAGAGAGGAGAAGAGCCTCGTAACTCCAATATTGTAAGAATAGGGGAAGAGATTGTAGAAAAGTGTAAGGGAGTTCCTCTTGCCATAAGGACAATAGGAAGCATATTGTATGGCAATAATCTTGAGAGTGACTGGGTGTCCTTTAAGATTAATAAGCTTGCAAAGTTACCTAAACACCAAAATGGTCTTCTACCGACACTCCGGCTAAGTTATGATTGTCTTGCCCCTCATTTGAAGCATTGTTTTGCTTATTGTAGATTATTTCCAAAGGATTATGTCATTGATGTACAAAAGTTGATAAAACTCTGGATGGCACAAGGTTTTGTTAATTCGTCTGGCCAGAACGAATGTCTAGAAGATATTGGTTAtggttattttctatatttactTGGGAGATCTTTTTTCCATGAGGTAAGGAGAGATGAGTTGGGTACCATAAAGAAGTGTAAAATGCATGACCTTATGCATGATCTTGCAATTTCAGTGGCAGGGGAACATAGCATCATAATAAACAAGTTTCCAGAGAATGAAAATTTTCGTCAAAAGATTCGTCatatatttatggatattaAACCTGAGTGGAGCTCTTTGACATTTCCAATGTCCTTTCTTGAAGGAACGGAGTTGGTGCGCACCTTTCTTGGACTCGAAGAAGGAATAGGCGGTCTTAGCGAAAAGAGTTGTGAAgcaattttatccaatttaaaGTGCATACGAGCCTTGGGTTTGGAGAATTTGAGAATGGCGACGTTACCAGATAGTTTTGATAAAGTAAAACACTTGAGATACATTGATCTTTCATCTAATAGGATGAAGGAGCTACCAAGTTCTATAACGAGACTATACAATTTGCAAACACTGATTCTCACTCATTGTTCGAGGCTGTTGAGCCTTCCTCCAAATTTGAAGTATATGATCAGCTTAAGGCATCTTTTGATAGATGGATGTTATCGCTTAACTCATATGCCTGGTGGACTTGGTGAGTTAACTTCTCTTCGCACATTGGATCATTTTTTTGTGGCAGGGAATAATTCAAAGTGGAAAGATGCTGCAGGGTTTGCTGAACTGAGCCACCTTAATAACTTGAGAGGACAACTAGTGATTAAGAGGTTGAGCCATAATCTGCAGGGAGATGCTGCAAAATCAGAGGGTGCAAATTTAAAGGAGAAGCAACATCTTCAATCCTTACATTTACTGTGGAAGTCGAAGAATGTAGATGATGGTTGTGATATTGCAGAGCATGATGAAATGTTGTTGGAAGGCCTTCAACCACATGTTAACCTAAAAGCATTCCGAGTGGTGAGGTATATGGGTGTAAAGTTTGCAAGTTGGCTTTCTTCACTTAGTAATCTTGTGAGTTTAGATTTATCACTTTGTGAAAATCTCCGTTACCTACCATCCTTGGATCAGTCGATGAGTCATCTCAAGGAACTTAAACTTTTTTCATTGGCTGCTCTACAGTATGTTAATTTAGAAGGAGAGTATCCGTGGGCTTCAAGAGATCTATTCTTCCCTCGCCTAGAGAAACTTGAAATAAGTGCTTGTCCAAATCTGAAGGGATGGTGGAAGAGGAATGAGCCTGTTGGTTTAACACCAACAACATCCTCCATGatacaccataaccaaaaccaaccttttttcccttttctttcacGTCTAACCATAGCTGGTTGCCCTAACCTAATTTCCATGCCGCTGTTTCCAAATGTCGAATATTTACATCTTTACTATGTTAGCTCTATAGCAATATTACAACAAATTGCAATGCTGATTGAAGCAGCTGTATCACCTTTATTATCACCACCATTAGCATCTTCTTCTGATTCATTTTTCAATTCCACTGCTCCAACCCCCCTTTCCAGATTGAACCACTTGCATCTTCAGCATATGgaggatttaaaaattttgccaGAGGAGATAGCCAACCTCTCATCATCGTTGCAGAGACTTTACATTGAAGACTGCCCCAATTTGACATCATTGCCAAAGGGAATAGGCAACCTCTCAGTACTTGATAGTCTTGTTATCATGGGATGCCACAATTTAGTAACATTGCCCAAAGAGATGGGCAATCTCTCATCATTGAAAATTCTTCGTATTGGAAGGTGTGATAAGTTGAAATCCATGCCAGAAGAGATGCATGGTCTTATTTCTTTAGCCAAACTAGACATCTCTGAATGCCCCAATTTATTGTCATTGCCAGAAGGGATAAACAATCTCTCATCTCTTACAGATCTTTCTATTAAGGCATGTTGTAAGTTGGTATCACTGCCACAAGGGATGCATGGTCTCACCTCTTTAAACGATCTCTACATTAAAGAATGTACCAATTTAGAATCATTGTCAGAAGGAATAAGCAATCTTTCATCACTTGAAACTCTTACTCTAGCAAGATGTGATAAGTTGGAAACACTGTCACAAGGGCTGCGTGGTCTCACCTCTTTAGCTCAACTAAAGATTAAAGAATGTCCCAATCTAGAATCATTGTCAGAAGGGATAGCCAATCTCTCATCGCTTAAAAttcttcatattgaaaaatgcTATAAGTTAGCATCACTACCACAAGGGCTACGTGGTCTCACCTCTTTAAGCCAGTTATGCATTTTAGTCTGTCCCAACTTAAAGTCATTGCCAGAAGGGATAGCCCAACTCTCAAAACTTGAATGTTTTGCTGTTGAAAGATGTGATAAATTAGCAGCATTCCCACAAGACTTGCATCGTCTCACCTCTTTAAAGGAAGTACGCATTACAGGATGCCCTTTCCTATCACAAGCAATCGAGCAAGATAGATACGGCCTTCGAGCTAAGCTTGCTTGCATCTACCGAGCTTCCCTTGATGGGAAACCCATTCATGCGCTCTAG
- the LOC112490422 gene encoding uncharacterized protein LOC112490422 isoform X4 gives MNHTAVGDKKKRQSSSSSVLSQTTVHSLPGARHPLRHLLLPRPLRPRPMLCRLQILYQMKMGLLLGCVGEKVFSRCLLFHLCLASFHLSLIFQPERRSCNSEEQLKLYLEDVAMEHHRLALQEGVIHIDQWRGHSAGYFRMTINPFIGGIYAVQGVFEPKYR, from the exons ATGAATCATACTGCAGTGGGAGACAAGAAAAAGAGGCAGAGCAGTAGCAGCTCAGTATTATCTCAGACCACAGTTCACTCACTCCCTGGAGCACGACATCCTTTgcgtcatcttcttcttcctcgacCTCTTCGACCTCGTCCGATGCTCTGTCGTCTGCAAATCCTG TACCAAATGAAGATGGGCTTACTGCTTGGCTGTGTAGGCGAGAAGGTGTTTTCCCGTTGTTTGTTGTTTCATCTTTGTCTGGCTTCCTTCCATCTTTCACTCATCTTTCAACCAGAACGCAG GTCTTGTAATTCAGAGGAACAGTTGAAGTTATATTTGGAGGATGTTGCCATGGAACATCATAGATTGGCTTTGCAAGAGGGTGTTATTCATATTGATCAATGGAGGGGCCATTCTGCTGG CTATTTCCGGATGACAATCAACCCATTCATTGGCGGAATATATGCTGTTCAAGGAGTTTTTGAACCAAAATACAGGTGA
- the LOC112490422 gene encoding uncharacterized protein LOC112490422 isoform X2: MNHTAVGDKKKRQSSSSSVLSQTTVHSLPGARHPLRHLLLPRPLRPRPMLCRLQILGVLVPNEDGLTAWLCRREGVFPLFVVSSLSGFLPSFTHLSTRTQVKIVSSIVLEGNRTSFQQIKVFWLIGLVGASNRSCNSEEQLKLYLEDVAMEHHRLALQEGVIHIDQWRGHSAGSTNLGESLKLYLDFGEAFSGTSWISFARGCY, translated from the exons ATGAATCATACTGCAGTGGGAGACAAGAAAAAGAGGCAGAGCAGTAGCAGCTCAGTATTATCTCAGACCACAGTTCACTCACTCCCTGGAGCACGACATCCTTTgcgtcatcttcttcttcctcgacCTCTTCGACCTCGTCCGATGCTCTGTCGTCTGCAAATCCTG GGTGTATTAGTACCAAATGAAGATGGGCTTACTGCTTGGCTGTGTAGGCGAGAAGGTGTTTTCCCGTTGTTTGTTGTTTCATCTTTGTCTGGCTTCCTTCCATCTTTCACTCATCTTTCAACCAGAACGCAGGTGAAAATTGTTTCTAGCATTGTCTTGGAAGGCAACAGAACAAGTTTTCAGCAGATCAAAGTTTTCTGGTTGATAGGTCTTGTGGGTGCTTCCAATAGGTCTTGTAATTCAGAGGAACAGTTGAAGTTATATTTGGAGGATGTTGCCATGGAACATCATAGATTGGCTTTGCAAGAGGGTGTTATTCATATTGATCAATGGAGGGGCCATTCTGCTGG TTCTACTAATTTGGGGGAATCGTTGAAGTTATATTTGGACTTTGGAGAAGCTTTCAGTGGAACTTCATGGATTAGCTTTGCAAGAGGGTGTTATTGA